One stretch of Chryseobacterium indologenes DNA includes these proteins:
- a CDS encoding agmatine deiminase family protein, protein MQKKKITLLWLPFIMFSCSQDEVAVPSNSGTPDPASVVYKMPEESAPHEGTWLQWPHKYQYGTTYQNRLDPTWVAMTKELVQSEKVHIIAYDGTEKERIVGLLIHAGVSLNNIDFKLYPTDDFWVRDNGPIYVKDKNGQLFIQDWGFNGWGNKAQYSSCNAIPAKIAADTGTPKIDLNSVMINEGGSVEIDGNGVLMACKSSILNQNRNPGMTQQQAEAIFTKNLGITKFIWLDGKANLDITDMHIDGFARFANSTTIMTMNTNDLDYWQVPDSDVGKLYNATQKNGSPYQFVKVPLTKYDVITTYGKNVGKASYINYYIANNRVLVPNYNDPNDAVANNIIQQLYPNKKVVGIDCRNLFANGGMVHCVTQQQPK, encoded by the coding sequence ATGCAAAAAAAGAAAATCACGTTATTATGGTTACCTTTTATAATGTTTTCCTGTTCTCAGGATGAGGTAGCTGTTCCTTCCAATTCAGGTACACCTGATCCCGCTTCTGTTGTTTACAAAATGCCTGAAGAATCTGCTCCGCACGAAGGAACCTGGCTTCAGTGGCCGCACAAGTATCAATATGGTACTACTTACCAGAACCGATTGGATCCCACCTGGGTAGCCATGACCAAAGAACTTGTACAAAGTGAAAAAGTGCATATCATTGCTTATGACGGTACAGAAAAGGAGCGCATTGTAGGGTTATTGATTCATGCGGGAGTGTCGCTCAATAATATTGACTTTAAACTGTATCCAACCGATGATTTTTGGGTAAGAGATAATGGCCCTATCTATGTAAAAGATAAAAATGGTCAGCTGTTTATTCAGGACTGGGGATTTAACGGTTGGGGGAATAAAGCCCAATATAGCAGCTGTAATGCAATTCCTGCTAAAATTGCTGCCGATACTGGAACTCCAAAAATAGATCTTAATTCAGTAATGATCAATGAAGGAGGAAGTGTTGAGATTGATGGAAACGGCGTATTAATGGCTTGCAAAAGCTCTATTCTTAACCAAAACAGGAATCCTGGAATGACCCAGCAGCAGGCTGAAGCGATTTTTACTAAAAATTTAGGAATCACAAAATTTATCTGGCTGGATGGAAAAGCCAATCTTGATATCACAGACATGCATATTGACGGATTTGCCAGGTTTGCGAATTCTACTACTATTATGACGATGAATACTAATGATCTGGATTACTGGCAGGTTCCAGACAGCGATGTGGGCAAGCTCTACAATGCTACGCAAAAAAATGGTTCCCCTTACCAGTTCGTGAAAGTGCCTTTAACGAAGTATGATGTGATCACTACTTATGGGAAAAATGTAGGAAAAGCATCTTATATCAATTATTATATTGCGAATAACCGTGTACTGGTTCCTAATTATAATGACCCAAATGATGCAGTAGCGAACAACATCATCCAGCAATTATACCCTAATAAAAAAGTGGTTGGAATTGATTGCCGTAATCTGTTTGCCAATGGAGGAATGGTGCATTGTGTAACACAACAGCAGCCCAAATAG